A genomic segment from Vicugna pacos chromosome 17, VicPac4, whole genome shotgun sequence encodes:
- the EPM2AIP1 gene encoding EPM2A-interacting protein 1, whose protein sequence is MWMTPKRSKMEVDESRGFRSEWTQRYLVVEPPEGEGALCLVCRRVVVAASEPDVRQHYEAEHGYYERYVSEGEREALVERLRRGDLPEAAPLTPEERAARAGLVVARLLALKGSGWGEGDFVYRCMEVMLRDVLPDHVSVLNGVDLSPEITRQRVLDIHENLRSQLFNRAKDFKAFSLALDDQAFVAYENYLLVFVRGVGHDLVVQEELLTIINLTHYFSVGALMAAILEALQTAGLSLQRMVGLTTTHTLRMIGENSGLVSYMREKAVSPNCWNVIHYSGFLHLELLSSYDLDVNQVINAVSEWIVLIKTRGVRRPEFQALLTESESEHGERVNGRCLNNWLRRGKTLKLIFSLRKEIKTFLVSIGATTIHFTDKQWLCDFGFLVDIMDHLRELSVLLRVSKVFAAAAFDHICTFEVKLNLLQRHIEENNLTHFAALREVTDELKEHLKEDEKIFEPSRYQVVICRLQKEFERHFKDLKFIKKDLELFANPFSFKTEYAPISVKVELTKLQANTNLWNEYRTKDLGQFYAGLSAESYPIIKGVACKVASLFDSSEICEKAFSYLTRNQHTLSQPLTDEQLHALFRIATTEIEPRWDDLVRGRNEPNP, encoded by the coding sequence ATGTGGATGACGCCCAAGAGGAGCAAAATGGAAGTCGACGAGTCTCGAGGGTTCCGGTCCGAGTGGACCCAGCGATACCTGGTGGTGGAGCCTCCGGAGGGTGAAGGCGCCCTGTGCCTGGTCTGTCGCCGCGTTGTCGTCGCTGCCAGCGAACCCGACGTCAGGCAGCACTACGAGGCCGAGCACGGCTACTACGAGCGGTATGTGTCGGAGGGCGAGCGCGAAGCCCTGGTGGAGCGTCTGCGTCGGGGCGACTTGCCCGAGGCCGCCCCGCTCACTCCCGAGGAGAGAGCTGCTCGTGCAGGCCTCGTGGTCGCCCGCCTCCTGGCCTTGAAGGGTAGCGGCTGGGGTGAGGGGGACTTTGTGTACCGGTGCATGGAGGTGATGCTGAGAGACGTACTGCCAGATCACGTAAGCGTTCTGAATGGCGTTGATTTATCCCCGGAGATCACGCGGCAAAGGGTCCTGGACATTCACGAGAATCTACGCAGTCAGCTTTTTAACCGGGCTAAAGACTTTAAAGCCTTTTCCCTTGCCTTGGACGACCAGGCTTTTGTGGCCTATGAGAACTACCTCCTGGTCTTTGTCCGCGGCGTGGGCCACGATTTGGTGGTGCAGGAAGAGCTTCTGACCATAATCAACCTGACTCATTATTTCAGTGTTGGTGCCCTCATGGCGGCAATCCTTGAGGCCCTGCAGACGGCAGGGCTTAGCTTGCAGCGGATGGTTGGACTGACCACGACTCACACTCTGAGGATGATTGGTGAGAACTCAGGACTGGTGTCATACATGAGAGAAAAGGCTGTGAGCCCCAACTGTTGGAATGTTATCCATTATTCAGGATTTCTTCACTTGGAACTGTTGAGCTCCTACGATTTGGATGTTAATCAGGTCATAAATGCCGTATCTGAATGGATAGTTTTGATTAAGACCAGAGGCGTTAGGCGACCGGAATTTCAGGCTTTACTAACCGAGTCTGAATCAGAGCACGGTGAAAGGGTTAATGGACGCTGCCTGAACAATTGGCTTAGAAGAGGGAAAACTTTAAAACTAATATTTTCCTtaagaaaagagataaaaacatTCTTGGTTTCAATAGGGGCGACCACGAtccacttcacagacaagcagTGGCTTTGTGATTTTGGCTTCTTGGTGGATATTATGGACCACCTTCGAGAACTCAGTGTACTGTTGAGAGTTAGTAAGGTCTTTGCTGCTGCTGCCTTTGACCATATTTGTACCTTTGAAGTTAAGCTGAATTTACTTCAGAGGCATATTGAGGAAAACAATCTAACACACTTTGCCGCCTTGAGAGAAGTTACTGATGAGCTTAAAGAGCATcttaaagaagatgaaaaaatatttgaaccTAGTAGGTATCAGGTGGTGATCTGTCGCCTCCAAAAAGagtttgagagacatttcaaagACCTCAAGTTCATTAAAAAGGACTTAGAGCTTTTTGCAAATCCATTTAGCTTTAAAACTGAGTATGCACCTATTTCAGTAAAGGTGGAGCTAACGAAACTTCAGGCGAATACTAACCTTTGGAACGAATACAGAACCAAAGACTTGGGGCAGTTCTATGCTGGATTGTCTGCTGAATCTTACCCAATTATCAAAGGGGTTGCCTGTAAGGTGGCATCCTTGTTTGATAGTAGCGAAATCTGTGAAAAGGCTTTTTCGTATTTAACTCGAAACCAGCACACTTTGAGCCAGCCATTGACAGACGAACAACTTCACGCCCTGTTTAGAATTGCCACCACTGAAATAGAACCGCGTTGGGATGATCTTGTGAGAGGAAGAAATGAACCAAATCCATGA